A portion of the Bubalus kerabau isolate K-KA32 ecotype Philippines breed swamp buffalo chromosome 1, PCC_UOA_SB_1v2, whole genome shotgun sequence genome contains these proteins:
- the C1H10orf105 gene encoding uncharacterized protein C10orf105 homolog, with protein MAAWEGVGWGGPLSISHFLLTWLDFFGKHQQELSWGSGAMNTEGPSPLAFLTAPATPGRLSEAVDPIPVLIALACIFLLLATCLLFMTLCKPRALDPSRRRARECMPHHPGSPSEPQLRLWKRLGSLRRSLHSFRRGRPAPQRPLPGREDNHDCDCTESTKM; from the exons ATGGCGGCTTGGGAGGGTGTGGGCTGGGGGGGCCCCCTCTCCATTTCCCACTTCCTGCTAACTTG GCTGGACTTCTTTGGGAAGCACCAACAGGAACTCTCCTGGGGGTCAG GAGCCATGAACACAGAGGGCCCCAGCCCCCTCGCCTTCCTCACAGCTCCAGCCACTCCAGGGAGGCTCTCAGAGGCCGTTGACCCCATCCCCGTGCTCATTGCCCTGGCCTGCATCTTCCTTCTGCTGGCCACCTGTCTGCTGTTCATGACCCTCTGCAAGCCCAGGGCACTGGACCCGAGCCGCCGCCGGGCCCGCGAGTGCATGCCCCACCACCCGGGGAGCCCCAGCGAGCCCCAGCTCCGCCTCTGGAAGCGCCTGGGCTCGCTGCGCCGCTCCCTGCACAGCTTCCGCCGCGGCCGGCCTGCCCCCCAGCGCCCCCTGCCGGGCAGAGAGGACAACCACGACTGCGACTGCACGGAATCTACCAAGATGTGA